One region of Oxalobacteraceae bacterium OTU3CAMAD1 genomic DNA includes:
- the ald gene encoding alanine dehydrogenase — protein MLVGVPKEIKNQESRVGLTPASVKELVLRGHQVLVQKDAGAAIGLTDAMYEGAGAEIVDNAPDIFARAGMIVKVKEPQPNECAMLRKDQILYTYLHLAPDAEQTKALVASGAVCIAYETITGDNGGLPLLAPMSEVAGRMSIQAGAAHLEKSKGGMGLLLGGVPGVAPGHIAIIGAGVVGTNALQMAVGIGARVTVLDKNIDRLRQLDLVYGNRISTMFSSAHSIEQAVLDADLVIGGVLVPGAAAPKLVTRNMISRMKPGAVVVDVAIDQGGCFETSRATTHQDPTFVVDDVVHYCVANMPGAVARTSTFALNNATISHALALADKGWQKALKANAHLKNGLNVCQGHVTYAAVAHALGYPYVDADGLLG, from the coding sequence ATGCTGGTAGGCGTTCCAAAAGAAATCAAGAACCAGGAGTCCCGCGTTGGCCTTACCCCGGCCAGCGTGAAGGAACTCGTACTGCGCGGCCACCAAGTCCTTGTACAAAAGGACGCGGGCGCCGCCATCGGACTGACCGACGCGATGTATGAAGGCGCCGGCGCCGAAATCGTCGACAACGCGCCGGACATCTTCGCGCGCGCCGGCATGATCGTCAAAGTCAAGGAGCCGCAGCCGAACGAATGCGCGATGCTGCGCAAGGACCAGATACTCTACACCTATCTGCACCTGGCCCCCGACGCCGAACAAACCAAGGCGCTGGTCGCATCGGGCGCCGTCTGCATCGCCTACGAAACCATCACCGGCGACAACGGCGGCCTGCCGCTGCTGGCGCCGATGAGCGAGGTGGCGGGGCGCATGTCGATCCAGGCCGGCGCCGCGCACCTGGAAAAATCCAAGGGCGGCATGGGCCTGTTGCTGGGCGGCGTGCCCGGCGTGGCGCCCGGCCATATCGCCATCATCGGCGCGGGCGTGGTCGGCACCAACGCCTTGCAAATGGCGGTCGGCATCGGCGCGCGCGTCACCGTCCTCGACAAGAATATCGACCGCCTGCGCCAGCTCGATCTGGTGTACGGCAACCGCATCTCGACGATGTTTTCCAGCGCCCATTCCATAGAACAGGCGGTGCTGGACGCGGACCTGGTCATCGGCGGCGTGCTGGTGCCCGGCGCGGCCGCGCCCAAGCTCGTCACGCGCAATATGATCTCGCGCATGAAACCCGGCGCGGTGGTGGTGGACGTCGCCATCGACCAGGGCGGATGCTTCGAAACCTCGCGCGCCACCACGCACCAGGACCCGACTTTCGTGGTCGACGACGTGGTGCACTACTGCGTGGCCAACATGCCCGGCGCGGTGGCCCGCACCTCGACCTTCGCACTGAATAACGCCACCATCAGCCACGCGCTGGCGCTGGCCGACAAAGGCTGGCAAAAGGCGCTGAAGGCCAATGCCCACCTGAAGAACGGCTTGAATGTATGCCAGGGCCACGTCACCTATGCAGCGGTGGCGCACGCCCTGGGCTATCCCTATGTAGACGCGGACGGCCTGCTGGGCTGA
- a CDS encoding PLP-dependent aminotransferase family protein — protein sequence MEQAYPAIDQSANGPSSPPGAAGWPVVAIERSGKGSLVDQIVSAISAMVGARELRIGTKMPSVRQFAKCNGVSTFTVVESYDRLVTLGLLSSRRGSGYFVARQDLPAVLLPLAGEATPTAIDALTAHLYSGMSDALAVGAGWLPPEWYGEDTILDAVRHAMRIPANRLRGYGHPLGFPTLRQHLAACLTEDLFPVEPEQILLTHGATHAFDLILRTLTRPGDTVFVEDPGYSNLLSLIRHHGCVAVGIPRGDQGLDFEALAKQAAHTQPKLMFVNTVLQNPLGTSLSAAQAHRLLGLAEQFDFWLVEDDIYRELAPRGEASLAAMDGLRRVIRVGSFSKTLSPVLRVGSICASASLLPELVRVKMLAGLTTSEINERAVYHAISARPYKRMVDKLIAQLEAARERTIDSLRGAGMTPLAKPRGGMFVSAGWQQAPSADWNGQVIADQALKAGILLSPCDFFMLRQPETIWFRFNVAYTDHPQLLTFLRHICRQPN from the coding sequence ATGGAACAAGCGTATCCTGCGATCGATCAATCCGCCAACGGGCCGTCCTCGCCGCCCGGCGCGGCCGGCTGGCCCGTCGTCGCCATAGAGCGCAGCGGCAAAGGCAGCCTTGTGGATCAGATCGTCTCGGCCATCAGCGCGATGGTGGGCGCGCGGGAGTTGCGCATCGGAACCAAAATGCCGTCCGTGCGGCAATTCGCCAAGTGTAATGGCGTCAGCACCTTTACAGTTGTGGAATCCTACGACCGCCTCGTCACCCTGGGGCTGCTGTCCTCGCGGCGCGGCTCCGGCTACTTCGTGGCGCGCCAGGACCTGCCAGCGGTGCTGCTGCCGCTGGCAGGCGAGGCCACGCCGACCGCCATCGACGCCCTCACCGCCCACCTGTACTCCGGCATGTCCGACGCGCTGGCCGTGGGCGCCGGCTGGCTGCCGCCCGAGTGGTACGGCGAGGACACCATCCTCGACGCCGTGCGTCACGCCATGCGCATCCCGGCCAACCGCCTGCGCGGCTACGGCCATCCGCTCGGCTTCCCGACCCTGCGCCAGCACCTTGCCGCCTGCCTGACCGAAGACCTGTTCCCGGTGGAGCCGGAGCAGATCCTGCTCACGCACGGCGCCACCCACGCCTTCGATCTGATCCTGCGCACGCTCACCCGGCCGGGCGACACCGTCTTCGTCGAGGACCCGGGCTACAGCAATCTGCTGTCGCTGATCCGCCACCACGGCTGCGTGGCGGTCGGCATCCCGCGCGGCGACCAGGGACTGGACTTCGAGGCGCTGGCCAAACAGGCGGCGCACACCCAGCCCAAACTCATGTTCGTCAACACGGTGCTGCAAAACCCGCTCGGCACCTCGCTCAGCGCGGCGCAGGCGCACCGCCTGCTGGGCCTCGCCGAACAATTCGACTTCTGGCTGGTGGAGGACGACATCTACCGCGAGCTGGCGCCGCGCGGCGAGGCTTCGCTGGCGGCGATGGACGGCCTGCGGCGCGTGATCCGCGTCGGCAGCTTCTCCAAGACCCTGTCGCCGGTGCTGCGGGTCGGCTCGATCTGCGCCTCGGCCTCGCTGCTGCCGGAACTGGTGCGGGTCAAGATGCTGGCCGGGCTGACCACCTCCGAAATCAACGAGCGCGCCGTCTACCACGCCATCAGCGCGCGGCCCTACAAACGCATGGTCGACAAATTGATCGCCCAGCTGGAGGCGGCCCGCGAACGCACCATCGACAGCCTGCGCGGCGCCGGCATGACGCCCTTGGCCAAGCCGCGCGGCGGCATGTTCGTCAGCGCCGGCTGGCAGCAGGCCCCGAGCGCCGACTGGAACGGCCAGGTCATCGCCGACCAGGCGCTCAAGGCCGGCATCCTGCTGTCGCCGTGCGACTTCTTCATGCTGCGCCAGCCGGAGACGATCTGGTTCCGCTTCAACGTGGCCTACACCGACCACCCGCAACTACTGACCTTCCTGAGACACATATGTCGACAGCCAAACTGA
- a CDS encoding NAD(P)-dependent oxidoreductase: MMIESLKYMPHPKEANAALAEHFTDLAPALNARKAAIESSRCLYCYDAPCTRICPSDIDVASFIRNIHDGNVNGAAVGILKQNILGGSCARVCPTEILCEDACVRNHDAEGQPVKIGLLQRYAIDNMSLDEHPFKRFPSTGRKIAVVGAGPAGLSCAHRLAMLGNDVVIFEAREKSGGLNEYGIAKYKLTDNFAQKEVDFLLAIGGIEIRHGQTLGGNVQLKDLHTQYDAVFLGLGLGASKQLGLTGEDAPGLLAAVDYIAALRQADDLSQLPLPARAIVIGAGNTAIDMAVQIQRLGAEEVTLVYRRGFEAMSATEHEQHIAKENQVRMRTWAQPQQVLLDEAGRVRGMRFEKTAMVDGRFGGTGETFEIAADAIFKAIGQSMDETGISDPLAKTLKRDGEKIHVDDRFRTVLPGIYAGGDCVAPGQDLTVQAVQHGKLAAHAIHEDLKSMTASITAAPKVEAA, translated from the coding sequence ATGATGATCGAATCCCTGAAATACATGCCGCATCCGAAGGAAGCCAATGCGGCGCTGGCGGAACACTTCACCGATCTCGCGCCGGCACTCAACGCGCGCAAGGCCGCGATCGAGAGTTCGCGCTGCCTGTACTGCTACGACGCGCCGTGCACCCGCATCTGTCCGTCGGACATCGACGTCGCGAGCTTCATCCGCAATATCCACGACGGTAACGTCAACGGCGCGGCGGTCGGCATCCTCAAGCAGAATATTCTGGGCGGCAGTTGCGCGCGCGTGTGTCCGACCGAGATCCTGTGCGAAGACGCCTGCGTGCGCAATCACGACGCCGAAGGCCAGCCGGTGAAAATCGGCCTGCTGCAGCGCTACGCCATCGACAACATGTCGCTCGACGAGCATCCATTCAAACGCTTCCCGTCGACCGGCAGGAAGATCGCCGTCGTCGGCGCCGGTCCGGCGGGCCTGTCGTGCGCGCACCGCTTGGCGATGTTGGGCAACGACGTGGTGATCTTCGAGGCGCGCGAGAAATCGGGCGGCCTCAATGAATACGGCATCGCCAAGTACAAGCTGACCGATAATTTCGCGCAGAAGGAGGTCGACTTCCTGCTGGCGATAGGTGGCATCGAGATCCGTCACGGCCAGACCCTGGGCGGCAACGTGCAGCTGAAGGACCTTCATACGCAGTACGACGCGGTGTTCCTCGGCCTGGGCCTCGGCGCCAGCAAGCAGCTTGGTTTGACCGGCGAGGACGCTCCGGGACTGCTGGCCGCCGTCGACTACATCGCGGCGCTGCGCCAGGCGGACGATTTGAGCCAGTTGCCGCTGCCAGCGCGCGCCATCGTCATCGGTGCCGGCAACACCGCCATCGACATGGCCGTGCAAATCCAGCGCCTCGGCGCCGAGGAGGTCACCTTGGTGTACCGGCGCGGCTTCGAGGCGATGAGCGCCACCGAACACGAACAGCACATCGCCAAGGAAAACCAGGTGCGCATGCGCACCTGGGCGCAACCGCAGCAGGTGCTGCTGGACGAAGCGGGCCGCGTGCGCGGCATGCGCTTCGAGAAAACCGCCATGGTCGACGGCCGCTTCGGCGGCACGGGAGAGACCTTCGAGATCGCGGCCGACGCCATCTTCAAGGCCATCGGCCAGAGCATGGACGAAACGGGCATCAGTGATCCACTGGCGAAAACGCTGAAACGCGACGGCGAAAAAATCCACGTCGACGATCGGTTCCGCACGGTGCTGCCGGGTATCTACGCCGGTGGCGACTGTGTGGCGCCGGGCCAGGATCTGACCGTGCAGGCGGTCCAGCATGGCAAGCTGGCGGCGCACGCGATCCATGAGGACCTGAAATCAATGACGGCATCAATAACCGCTGCACCGAAAGTGGAGGCTGCATAA
- a CDS encoding aspartate aminotransferase family protein, protein MNESRPESMASFWMPFTNNRDFKAHPRLLVSAEGMYYKDVDGNSILDGTAGLWCVPCGHAQPKIVAAVREMVGQLDFAPTFQMGHPAAFDLAEKLMDYTNHRFGHVFYTNSGSEAVDTALKMALAYHKARGEASRTRLIGRERGYHGVGFGGISVGGIAGNRKQYTVMLPGVDHLPHTHNLEKNAYTRGEPEYGTELADELERIVALHDASTVAAVIVEPVAGSTGVLIPPKGYLKRLRELCTKHGILLIFDEVITGFGRLTTPFASDYFDVEPDMMTTAKGLTNGVIPMGAVFSKRHIHDAFMDAPAGIELFHGYTYSGHPVACAASLATLEVFKEQNILEHAAGMAEYWADAVHSLKGLPHVIDIRTIGLIAGIELAPIPGKPGVRAFTAFKQAFADGILIRTTGDTIALSPPLVLEKKHIDELFGKLTTVLKNLE, encoded by the coding sequence ATGAACGAATCACGACCAGAATCGATGGCGTCCTTCTGGATGCCGTTCACGAACAACCGGGACTTCAAAGCCCATCCGCGCCTGCTGGTGTCGGCCGAAGGCATGTACTACAAGGACGTCGACGGCAACAGCATCCTCGATGGCACGGCGGGCCTGTGGTGCGTCCCGTGCGGCCACGCGCAGCCGAAGATCGTCGCCGCCGTGCGCGAGATGGTCGGCCAGTTGGATTTCGCGCCAACCTTCCAGATGGGCCACCCGGCCGCCTTCGACCTGGCCGAAAAGCTGATGGACTACACCAACCACCGCTTCGGCCACGTCTTCTACACCAACTCCGGCTCGGAGGCCGTGGACACCGCGCTGAAGATGGCGCTGGCGTACCACAAGGCGCGCGGCGAGGCTTCGCGCACGCGCCTGATCGGCCGTGAACGCGGCTACCACGGCGTGGGCTTCGGCGGCATCTCGGTCGGCGGCATCGCCGGCAACCGCAAGCAGTACACGGTCATGCTGCCCGGCGTCGACCACCTGCCGCACACGCACAATCTCGAAAAGAACGCCTACACGCGCGGCGAGCCGGAATACGGCACCGAACTGGCCGATGAACTGGAGCGCATCGTCGCGCTGCACGACGCCTCCACCGTGGCCGCCGTCATCGTCGAACCGGTCGCCGGATCGACCGGCGTGCTGATACCGCCGAAGGGTTACCTGAAGCGCCTGCGCGAGTTGTGCACCAAGCACGGTATCCTGCTGATCTTCGACGAGGTGATCACCGGCTTCGGACGTTTGACGACGCCGTTCGCGTCGGACTACTTCGACGTCGAGCCGGACATGATGACCACCGCCAAAGGGCTGACCAACGGCGTCATTCCAATGGGCGCTGTGTTCAGCAAACGGCACATCCACGACGCCTTCATGGACGCGCCGGCGGGCATTGAGCTGTTCCACGGCTACACCTATTCGGGCCACCCGGTGGCTTGCGCGGCGTCGCTGGCGACCCTGGAGGTGTTCAAGGAGCAGAACATCCTGGAACACGCGGCTGGCATGGCGGAGTACTGGGCCGACGCAGTGCACTCGCTCAAGGGACTGCCGCACGTGATCGACATCCGCACTATCGGCCTGATCGCCGGCATCGAACTGGCGCCGATTCCCGGCAAGCCTGGTGTGCGCGCGTTCACCGCGTTCAAGCAGGCCTTCGCCGACGGTATCCTGATACGCACGACCGGCGACACCATCGCCCTGTCGCCGCCGCTGGTGCTGGAGAAAAAACATATCGATGAATTGTTTGGAAAGTTGACGACGGTGCTGAAAAACCTGGAATAA
- a CDS encoding CoA-acylating methylmalonate-semialdehyde dehydrogenase has protein sequence MSNLDTITHFINGAKVDTQSGRYADVFNPALGEPVARVALGTVEEVDVAVRAAEAAFPAWSATPPLTRARVLFKYLQLCQQHVDEFAAMLTREHGKTFADAQGEVARGIEMVEFAVGIPQMLKGEFTDQISRGIDAWSMRQALGVVAGITPFNFPVMVPMWMFPVAIACGNTFILKPSERDPSPSLLHAKLLKEAGLPDGVFNVVQGDKVTVDALLDHPVVQALSFVGSTPIAEYIYARGCAAGKRVQALGGAKNHMVVMPDADMEMTVDALMGAAYGSAGERCMAISVVVAVGDAGDKIVDALAKRTAALKVRDGMEHDAEMGPVVSSAAKQRIERLIGEGVEQGAKLVVDGRNHIVPGRENGFFIGGTLFDHVTPDMTIYKEEIFGPVLCMLRSPDVGSAVELINRNEYGNGVAIYTRDGGVAREFVRQIQVGMVGVNVPLPVPMAFNSFGGWKRSLFGDHHAYGPEGVRFYTRHKAVMQRWPNTASAGAEFAFPQMK, from the coding sequence ATGAGCAACCTTGACACCATCACCCACTTTATCAACGGCGCCAAAGTCGACACCCAAAGCGGCCGCTATGCGGACGTCTTCAATCCGGCGCTGGGCGAACCGGTGGCACGCGTTGCGCTGGGCACCGTCGAAGAAGTCGACGTCGCCGTGCGCGCGGCGGAAGCGGCTTTCCCCGCGTGGTCGGCGACGCCGCCGCTGACGCGCGCCCGCGTGCTGTTCAAGTATCTCCAGCTGTGCCAGCAGCACGTCGACGAATTCGCGGCGATGCTGACGCGCGAACACGGCAAGACCTTCGCCGACGCGCAGGGCGAGGTAGCGCGCGGCATCGAGATGGTGGAATTCGCGGTCGGCATTCCGCAGATGCTGAAAGGCGAGTTTACCGATCAGATTTCGCGCGGTATCGACGCCTGGTCGATGCGCCAGGCGCTGGGCGTGGTGGCCGGCATCACGCCGTTCAACTTCCCGGTGATGGTGCCGATGTGGATGTTCCCGGTCGCTATCGCCTGCGGTAACACCTTTATCCTCAAGCCTTCCGAACGCGATCCTTCACCGTCGCTGCTGCACGCCAAGCTGCTGAAGGAGGCGGGCCTGCCGGACGGCGTGTTCAACGTCGTTCAAGGCGACAAGGTGACGGTCGACGCGCTGCTCGATCATCCGGTGGTGCAGGCATTGAGCTTTGTCGGCTCCACGCCGATCGCCGAATACATCTACGCGCGCGGCTGCGCCGCGGGCAAGCGCGTGCAGGCTTTGGGCGGCGCCAAGAACCATATGGTGGTGATGCCGGACGCCGATATGGAGATGACGGTCGACGCTTTGATGGGCGCCGCATACGGTTCGGCCGGCGAGCGTTGCATGGCGATTTCGGTGGTGGTCGCCGTCGGCGACGCTGGCGACAAAATTGTCGACGCACTGGCAAAGCGCACGGCTGCACTGAAAGTGCGCGACGGTATGGAGCACGACGCCGAAATGGGACCTGTCGTTTCAAGCGCGGCCAAGCAGCGCATAGAGCGCTTGATCGGAGAAGGCGTGGAGCAGGGCGCCAAATTGGTCGTCGACGGACGCAATCACATCGTGCCGGGACGCGAGAACGGCTTCTTCATCGGCGGTACTTTGTTCGACCATGTGACGCCCGATATGACGATCTACAAGGAAGAGATTTTTGGACCTGTGCTGTGCATGCTGCGCTCTCCCGATGTGGGCAGTGCGGTGGAACTGATCAACCGTAACGAGTATGGCAACGGCGTGGCGATCTATACGCGCGACGGCGGCGTGGCGCGCGAGTTCGTGCGCCAGATCCAGGTCGGCATGGTGGGCGTGAACGTGCCGCTGCCGGTGCCGATGGCGTTCAACAGTTTCGGTGGTTGGAAGCGCAGCCTGTTCGGCGACCATCACGCCTATGGTCCCGAAGGCGTGCGCTTCTACACGCGCCACAAGGCCGTCATGCAACGCTGGCCGAACACCGCCAGTGCTGGCGCGGAATTTGCATTCCCTCAGATGAAGTAG
- a CDS encoding TetR/AcrR family transcriptional regulator — MSTAKLTAAPPPKIKRRVLNRDKLEAEIAAEAVRVFAECGYEGTSIATVAENAGLSKQNLMYYFPTKQSLYQRVLDEVLDEWLERMENLAAEDQEPREVLRTYVQAKLKFSREQPWASRVYAMEVISGAQLYGAQIQSRVVPLLRKDIEVFEKWISAGKIAPINATHLLFAIWAMTQSYADFSAQMALVLNRKQLNKKDFDDAEKVIVDMVLAAISVPAA, encoded by the coding sequence ATGTCGACAGCCAAACTGACCGCAGCGCCACCGCCGAAGATCAAACGGCGCGTCCTGAACCGCGACAAGCTCGAAGCGGAAATCGCCGCCGAGGCGGTGCGGGTGTTCGCCGAATGCGGCTACGAGGGCACGTCGATCGCCACCGTGGCGGAAAACGCCGGCCTGTCGAAGCAGAACCTGATGTACTACTTCCCCACCAAGCAGTCGCTGTACCAGCGGGTGCTCGACGAGGTGCTGGACGAATGGCTCGAACGCATGGAGAACCTGGCCGCCGAGGACCAGGAGCCGCGCGAAGTGCTGCGCACCTATGTGCAGGCCAAGCTGAAGTTCTCGCGCGAGCAGCCGTGGGCATCGCGCGTGTACGCGATGGAGGTGATCAGCGGCGCGCAGCTGTACGGCGCGCAGATCCAGAGCCGGGTGGTGCCGCTGCTGCGCAAGGACATCGAGGTGTTCGAGAAATGGATCAGCGCCGGCAAGATCGCGCCGATCAATGCCACGCACCTGCTGTTCGCCATCTGGGCGATGACGCAGTCCTACGCCGACTTCTCGGCGCAGATGGCGCTGGTGTTGAACCGCAAGCAGCTGAACAAAAAAGACTTCGACGACGCCGAAAAAGTCATCGTCGACATGGTGCTGGCGGCGATCAGCGTGCCGGCGGCATAA